CACCGGCGGCCACCAGCTCCCCGCGCTCATGATAGCCCCAGCCGGCGCCGATCGGCACTGCGCCGGCCGACGCAGCCATGCCCATGTCGAAGCTGGTATCGCCGACGACGAAGCTCGTTTCCGGGCTTGCCCCCGCTTCGGCAATGGCTTCGATCGCCATCGACGGGTGAGGCTTGGATGGATGGCGGTCGGCTGTCTGGAGCGAGACGAAGCGCGCGTGGATGCCGTGCTTTTCCAGGCAATGCTTGAGCCCGCGGTCCGACTTGCCGGTGGCGACGGCGAGCAGCCAGCCGTCGCCCTCGAGCGCGTCGAGGAGCTCGAGCACGCCGTCGAACAGCGGTTCTTCGACCAGATTGGCCGCGCGCAGGGCCATGAAATGCTGCTTGTAGGATTCGGCCAGCGCCAGATGGTCGACGTCCGCAATGTCGGTCGTCAGCCCGGCCATGGCCTCGACCAGGCTGAGCCCGATTACCCGCCGCGACACTTCGGGCGGCGGCAGCGCGAGCCCGGCATCGCGAAATGTGGCCTTGAGCGCC
The sequence above is drawn from the Sphingomonas lutea genome and encodes:
- a CDS encoding HAD-IA family hydrolase, which codes for MNRLAIFDCDGTLVDSGAPIYAALKATFRDAGLALPPPEVSRRVIGLSLVEAMAGLTTDIADVDHLALAESYKQHFMALRAANLVEEPLFDGVLELLDALEGDGWLLAVATGKSDRGLKHCLEKHGIHARFVSLQTADRHPSKPHPSMAIEAIAEAGASPETSFVVGDTSFDMGMAASAGAVPIGAGWGYHERGELVAAGAVAVADQPRDVLELVREHVHA